A genomic segment from Neobacillus sp. YX16 encodes:
- a CDS encoding polysaccharide biosynthesis protein: MFNNKTLLITGGTGSFGHAVMRRFLNTDVKEIRIFSRDEKKQDDMRKLYKNDKLKFYIGDVRDLSSVKNAMYGVDYIFHAAALKQVPSCEFFPLEAVKTNVLGTDNVVTGAIEMGVKKVICLSTDKAAYPINAMGISKAMMEKVFVAKSKTVDPNRTLICGTRYGNVMASRGSVIPLFVEQIKNGQPLTVTDPNMTRFLMSLEEAVELVVFAFENAEAGDIMVQKAPASTIGDLAQAIKELFNVDNEIKIIGTRHGEKLYETLLTTEEHVVSQDLGGFYKVPADKRDLNYDKYFVEGNEQLQQVEDYNSHNTERLNIEAIKDKLLNLEYIQEELKIWRAR, from the coding sequence ATGTTTAATAACAAGACACTTCTTATAACTGGCGGTACGGGTTCTTTTGGTCATGCTGTGATGAGGCGGTTTTTAAATACTGATGTTAAAGAAATACGAATTTTTTCGAGAGATGAAAAGAAGCAAGACGATATGAGAAAGCTATATAAGAATGATAAGCTTAAATTTTATATTGGGGATGTTCGTGATCTATCAAGTGTCAAAAATGCAATGTATGGTGTTGATTATATATTCCATGCTGCAGCACTTAAACAAGTACCTTCTTGTGAATTCTTTCCTCTTGAGGCAGTTAAAACTAATGTCCTTGGTACAGATAATGTCGTTACTGGTGCAATTGAAATGGGTGTCAAAAAGGTTATTTGTCTTTCGACTGACAAAGCTGCATATCCAATTAATGCAATGGGGATTTCAAAAGCTATGATGGAAAAAGTTTTTGTTGCGAAATCTAAGACTGTAGATCCTAATAGAACTTTAATTTGTGGCACTCGGTATGGAAATGTTATGGCTTCTAGAGGCTCTGTGATTCCACTCTTTGTTGAGCAAATCAAGAATGGACAACCTTTAACTGTAACAGATCCTAATATGACAAGATTTTTAATGAGCCTTGAAGAGGCAGTGGAACTAGTGGTATTTGCATTCGAAAACGCAGAAGCTGGGGATATCATGGTTCAGAAAGCACCCGCATCTACTATCGGTGATTTAGCGCAAGCAATTAAAGAATTATTCAATGTTGATAATGAAATTAAAATTATTGGTACACGTCATGGAGAAAAACTATATGAAACACTTCTAACAACAGAAGAACATGTAGTATCACAAGATTTAGGTGGTTTTTATAAAGTTCCAGCTGATAAAAGGGATCTAAACTATGATAAATATTTTGTAGAAGGTAATGAGCAGTTACAACAAGTTGAAGATTATAACTCTCATAATACTGAAAGACTTAATATTGAAGCAATAAAGGATAAACTCCTAAATTTAGAATATATACAAGAAGAACTAAAGATATGGAGGGCTAGGTAA
- a CDS encoding type I restriction enzyme HsdR N-terminal domain-containing protein: protein MFQLNNYKPTKIYKIKKKKYIFDPIRKKLILLTPEEIVRQGFIQYLINDMGVPKDLLEVYVPMSYFNPTADGRADIIVYADKDNKRVPILVVECKSQKTPFIDPVYDYEEVLYSNTIVVTNGSDLFVETWDERTNSYLPLESLPDYLNLLSAYNFIYSKREPFNYRRLRFEDYTKEENLNFYKRHFHGITDLNLQTFIINLNELLWDDTVKIPYDEMYGIKLVEDIGVRYTKFGNAAGYDWTGDYRSIIVEDEKGSNQIISIAILEGYLIVAIDNDKYSHNSLQLYIQDFVQVHGDLMLINHNGRLTLGKSGMVKFEEIISFIEEKDSKLINQDRKVRLGLIDNSKQLNWEQEDVKEFFGRLIKYALVRDDFREYKRKQLKKEDENKLFRHAFTLYFF from the coding sequence ATGTTCCAACTTAATAACTATAAACCAACTAAGATTTATAAAATTAAGAAGAAGAAATACATATTTGATCCCATTCGAAAGAAATTAATATTACTTACGCCAGAGGAAATAGTCAGACAAGGCTTTATTCAATACCTTATTAATGACATGGGTGTGCCGAAGGATCTTCTTGAGGTATATGTACCCATGTCTTATTTTAATCCTACCGCTGATGGTAGGGCAGATATTATCGTTTATGCAGATAAAGACAATAAACGAGTCCCCATCCTCGTGGTAGAATGTAAATCTCAAAAAACGCCATTTATTGATCCGGTTTACGATTATGAAGAAGTCCTTTACTCCAACACTATTGTCGTAACAAATGGAAGTGATCTGTTTGTAGAGACATGGGATGAACGAACGAATTCATATCTCCCTTTAGAAAGTTTGCCTGATTATTTGAATTTGTTGTCTGCATATAATTTTATTTACAGTAAAAGAGAGCCTTTTAATTATCGTAGATTGAGATTTGAAGATTATACAAAGGAGGAAAATCTTAATTTTTATAAAAGGCACTTTCATGGAATTACTGACTTGAACCTGCAAACTTTCATTATTAACCTGAATGAATTGTTATGGGATGATACCGTGAAAATTCCATATGATGAGATGTATGGCATTAAACTCGTTGAAGATATCGGAGTTAGATACACCAAATTCGGTAATGCAGCGGGGTACGATTGGACGGGTGATTATCGGTCTATTATCGTGGAGGATGAAAAAGGAAGCAATCAGATTATCAGTATTGCCATATTAGAAGGCTACTTAATTGTTGCAATAGACAATGATAAGTACAGCCATAATTCCTTGCAGCTTTATATTCAGGATTTCGTGCAAGTCCATGGTGACCTTATGTTGATTAATCATAACGGAAGGCTTACTTTAGGGAAAAGCGGTATGGTGAAGTTTGAAGAAATTATTAGCTTTATAGAGGAAAAGGATTCAAAACTAATAAACCAGGATAGAAAGGTTAGACTTGGCTTAATAGACAACTCAAAACAGCTAAATTGGGAGCAAGAAGACGTTAAAGAATTTTTCGGTCGGTTAATCAAATATGCACTTGTTAGGGATGATTTTAGGGAATATAAGAGAAAGCAATTAAAAAAAGAAGACGAAAACAAACTGTTTAGACATGCATTTACTTTATATTTTTTTTGA
- a CDS encoding UDP-glucose/GDP-mannose dehydrogenase family protein, whose amino-acid sequence MYKIAVAGTGYVGLVAGVCFAEVGHQVTCVDIDEKKVNLMKSGFSPIYEAGLEELMQKNYAAGRINYTTDYKSAYENADAIFIGVGTPEQPDGSANLSYIATVARQIAESVVNDCLVVVKSTVPVGTNDKVEQFIQDFLVKDVKVEVASNPEFLAQGSAVRDTLHAERIIIGTESKWAEELLMNIYEPFHLPIVSVNRRSAEMIKYASNDFLALKISYMNDIANLCELVGADIQDVARGMSFDERIGSKFLNAGIGYGGSCFPKDTKALEYIARQQGYELKTVKAAIDVNKEQKTLLYKKASKRLITLNGLKVAVLGLTFKPGTDDLREAASLENIPLLLEQGADIYAYDPIGTENFAKVHPEGKNGKGSITYVSNIEHALEGANVCFIFTEWGEVKAVTPEAYKKLMRTPLVYDGRNIYSVKEMQEAGVEYHSVGRKPATREGLKESKNLEIQTSRY is encoded by the coding sequence ATGTACAAAATTGCAGTAGCAGGAACCGGCTATGTTGGTTTAGTGGCTGGCGTATGTTTTGCCGAAGTTGGCCACCAAGTTACATGTGTTGATATAGATGAAAAAAAAGTGAACCTAATGAAGTCTGGGTTTTCTCCAATCTATGAAGCAGGTTTGGAAGAGCTAATGCAGAAGAATTATGCTGCAGGTAGAATCAATTACACTACTGATTACAAATCAGCTTATGAAAATGCTGATGCAATCTTTATTGGTGTAGGTACCCCTGAGCAGCCAGATGGTTCTGCCAATCTATCATATATTGCAACTGTCGCAAGGCAAATTGCTGAATCAGTAGTAAATGACTGCCTTGTGGTTGTGAAGTCTACAGTTCCGGTCGGTACGAATGATAAAGTAGAGCAGTTTATTCAAGACTTTTTAGTCAAAGATGTAAAAGTTGAAGTTGCCTCCAATCCTGAATTTTTGGCACAAGGTTCAGCCGTCCGTGATACACTGCATGCGGAGAGAATTATTATTGGTACTGAAAGCAAATGGGCTGAAGAATTACTTATGAATATTTATGAGCCATTTCATTTGCCAATTGTCTCAGTAAATAGAAGATCTGCAGAAATGATTAAGTATGCATCTAATGATTTCCTTGCTCTTAAGATTTCCTATATGAATGATATTGCAAATCTATGCGAACTAGTTGGTGCGGATATCCAGGATGTTGCAAGAGGCATGAGTTTTGATGAGCGTATTGGAAGCAAGTTTTTAAATGCAGGTATTGGTTATGGAGGTTCTTGTTTCCCTAAGGATACAAAAGCACTTGAATATATTGCTAGACAGCAAGGATATGAGTTAAAAACTGTTAAGGCTGCCATTGATGTGAATAAAGAGCAAAAAACGTTGTTATACAAAAAAGCTAGTAAGCGACTTATTACCTTAAATGGTCTTAAGGTTGCGGTTCTAGGATTGACCTTCAAACCAGGTACTGATGATCTAAGAGAAGCTGCATCTCTTGAGAATATCCCTTTGTTATTAGAGCAAGGTGCAGATATTTATGCCTATGATCCCATTGGAACGGAGAACTTTGCTAAGGTACATCCTGAAGGTAAAAATGGGAAGGGTAGCATCACATACGTTTCAAATATTGAGCATGCTTTAGAAGGAGCAAATGTTTGCTTTATCTTTACTGAATGGGGAGAAGTAAAAGCAGTAACCCCTGAGGCATATAAGAAATTAATGAGAACTCCTTTAGTATACGATGGAAGAAATATTTATAGTGTTAAAGAAATGCAAGAAGCAGGGGTAGAGTATCACTCGGTTGGAAGAAAACCTGCAACTAGAGAAGGATTAAAGGAGTCGAAGAATCTTGAAATACAAACCTCTAGATACTAA
- a CDS encoding glycosyltransferase family A protein has protein sequence MKKEFLLSIVIPTKNRERYAKATIEQILNINDDRIQVVVQDNSDSCLLPGLLVKYNDDNRLKYVYKKGTISFVENFDLAISNADGEYLCIIGDDDGIVPQIVDVVLWAKNNNVDAIKPELNAIYFWPNSEALRNKVDDGYLSISRITTKAKICNPYYEVEKLLNQGAQRYLSLDLVKLYHGVVRRDCLEKIKDITGKYFGGLSPDIYISVALSLSVEKMIKLDFPLTISGICNKSGSSDSATGRHTGNLEDAPHFRGHGTYVWSENVPEFYSVDTIWADSALAAIKDLNRFDLLEKFNVEFLAINCIIKYPQFKGLILKFYKSYLREKGIYTIRRTGTFFTYGIKGLFKKIKVKFWPKQTENYYVNGIKNIMKADITLQKKLLEDGINTNMVISSLDELNQFRN, from the coding sequence ATGAAAAAGGAATTTTTATTATCGATCGTTATCCCTACTAAAAACAGAGAAAGATATGCCAAAGCAACTATAGAACAAATATTAAATATAAATGATGATCGTATTCAAGTAGTCGTACAGGATAATAGTGATTCTTGTTTATTGCCTGGACTGTTAGTTAAATATAACGATGATAACCGGTTAAAATATGTTTATAAAAAGGGAACAATCTCATTTGTTGAGAATTTTGATCTAGCAATTAGTAATGCTGATGGTGAGTACTTGTGTATAATTGGTGATGATGATGGAATTGTTCCACAGATAGTTGATGTAGTTCTGTGGGCGAAAAATAATAATGTTGATGCTATTAAACCAGAATTAAACGCTATATACTTTTGGCCCAATTCCGAGGCACTAAGAAATAAAGTAGATGATGGATACCTAAGTATAAGTAGGATTACTACAAAAGCAAAAATTTGTAATCCATATTATGAAGTTGAAAAGTTATTAAATCAAGGAGCACAAAGGTATTTAAGTTTAGACTTGGTTAAGTTATACCATGGAGTTGTAAGAAGAGACTGCCTAGAAAAAATAAAAGATATAACAGGGAAATATTTTGGAGGATTATCACCAGATATTTATATATCTGTTGCACTCTCATTATCTGTTGAAAAAATGATAAAATTAGACTTCCCTTTGACTATTTCAGGAATATGTAATAAAAGTGGTTCGTCAGATTCAGCAACTGGAAGACATACCGGAAATTTAGAAGATGCTCCACATTTTAGAGGCCATGGTACTTATGTGTGGTCGGAAAATGTGCCTGAATTTTATAGCGTAGATACCATTTGGGCGGATTCTGCATTAGCGGCTATAAAAGATTTAAACCGCTTTGATTTATTGGAAAAATTTAATGTTGAATTTTTAGCAATTAATTGTATTATTAAATACCCGCAGTTTAAAGGTCTTATTCTGAAATTTTATAAAAGTTATTTAAGAGAAAAAGGAATATACACAATAAGACGTACAGGAACATTTTTTACTTATGGTATTAAGGGCCTTTTTAAAAAAATTAAAGTCAAATTTTGGCCAAAACAAACTGAGAATTATTATGTAAATGGTATTAAAAATATAATGAAGGCAGATATAACACTACAAAAGAAGTTATTGGAAGATGGTATTAATACAAATATGGTAATTAGTTCATTAGATGAATTAAATCAATTTAGGAATTAA
- a CDS encoding competence protein ComK, giving the protein MIIERHYVINKHMMYMFGLNDRNAKVCTLVKELNRIVIVDRSPLEILDDSLISIGFNLKGAMYSSKIIMANYTMRPIMINPIHNICVFPDKSHKHEDTIWFNPRQIIRTHSTKRKTQIEFQNSFIP; this is encoded by the coding sequence TTGATTATTGAAAGGCACTATGTAATTAATAAACATATGATGTACATGTTTGGGTTAAATGATCGTAATGCAAAAGTATGTACCCTAGTAAAAGAGCTCAACCGAATTGTCATCGTTGATCGTTCACCTTTAGAAATTCTAGATGATAGTCTAATAAGTATCGGATTTAATTTAAAGGGCGCTATGTACTCTTCCAAGATCATCATGGCGAATTATACAATGCGCCCTATCATGATCAACCCTATACATAATATTTGTGTCTTTCCCGATAAATCACATAAACACGAGGATACGATTTGGTTTAATCCCCGCCAAATCATAAGAACTCATAGCACTAAACGAAAAACACAGATAGAGTTTCAAAATAGTTTTATACCATGA
- the wecB gene encoding UDP-N-acetylglucosamine 2-epimerase (non-hydrolyzing), whose product MRKLKVMTIVGTRPEIIKLSEIIKKCDQYFDHVLVHTGQNYDYTLNEVFFEELGLRAPDYYLGVVGENLGQTMGNILAKSYEIMLQQSPDAVLVLGDTNSCLSVISAKRLKIPIFHMEAGNRCFDENLPEEINRRIVDHTSDVNLCYTEHARRYLNYEGVPKERTYVVGSPMAEVLIANEGKIKGSKVLETLNLEKRKYILLSAHREENIENEQNFIELMNAVNAMAETYNMPIIYSTHPRSKNIIEQRGFKFHSNVRSLQPFSFSDYNNLQLNACCVVSDSGTIAEEASYFKFPAVSVRTSTERPEVFDKGNMIIGSITSEQVLQAVDMAIEMNSNNDLGIDVPTYTDENVSVKVVKLIQSYTGIVNRMVWRKV is encoded by the coding sequence GTGCGAAAATTAAAAGTCATGACAATAGTAGGTACGCGCCCGGAGATTATTAAATTGTCGGAGATAATTAAAAAATGTGACCAATACTTTGACCATGTATTGGTCCATACTGGTCAAAATTATGATTACACCCTCAATGAAGTATTTTTTGAAGAATTAGGATTACGTGCTCCTGATTACTATCTTGGTGTGGTAGGAGAAAACTTAGGCCAAACGATGGGAAATATTCTAGCTAAATCATATGAAATAATGTTACAACAAAGTCCAGATGCTGTTCTAGTTCTGGGAGACACAAACTCATGTCTAAGTGTAATATCTGCGAAAAGATTAAAGATTCCAATTTTTCATATGGAGGCCGGGAACAGGTGTTTTGATGAAAACTTGCCGGAAGAAATTAATAGGAGAATCGTTGATCATACAAGTGATGTTAACCTCTGCTATACAGAACATGCTAGGCGGTATTTAAACTATGAAGGTGTACCAAAAGAAAGGACCTACGTTGTGGGCTCACCTATGGCAGAGGTATTAATAGCTAATGAAGGTAAGATTAAAGGTAGTAAAGTATTAGAAACACTTAACCTAGAAAAGCGAAAATACATTCTACTTTCAGCTCATCGAGAGGAAAATATCGAAAATGAGCAAAATTTTATAGAACTTATGAATGCTGTTAATGCTATGGCAGAAACATATAATATGCCTATTATTTATAGTACTCATCCAAGAAGTAAAAATATAATTGAACAACGTGGATTCAAATTTCATTCTAACGTTAGGAGTTTACAACCTTTTAGTTTTTCTGACTACAACAATCTACAACTTAATGCCTGCTGTGTAGTTTCGGATAGTGGGACTATTGCTGAAGAGGCGTCTTACTTTAAATTTCCTGCTGTTTCAGTAAGGACGAGTACAGAACGCCCCGAAGTATTTGACAAAGGAAACATGATAATTGGAAGTATTACATCTGAACAGGTGCTACAAGCAGTTGATATGGCAATAGAAATGAATAGTAATAATGATTTGGGTATTGACGTTCCTACTTACACAGATGAAAATGTAAGTGTAAAGGTAGTAAAGCTTATTCAGAGCTATACTGGGATAGTTAATAGGATGGTTTGGAGGAAAGTTTGA
- a CDS encoding SDR family oxidoreductase, producing MKVLVLGSTGMAGHIISIYLNEAGYDVTAFSRRQFDYCNNIIGDITDFSYLKNIIVEGNYDAVINAIGLLNSDAENNKSLAVLLNSYLPHYLSGITKEMKTKVIHMSTDCVFSGKTGGYIESSFKDGKTFYDRSKALGELENNKDLTFRNSIIGPDMNEYGIGLFNWFMKQKGQISGYTKAVWTGVTTLTLAKAMEKALEENLTGLYNLVNNEYINKFDLLMLFNRYMKNDAIEILPNDSVIVDKSLINNRKDFEFVVPSYEQMIIEMKEWIENHKDLYLHYY from the coding sequence ATGAAAGTTCTAGTACTTGGTTCAACAGGTATGGCTGGCCATATAATTTCTATTTACTTAAATGAGGCTGGCTATGATGTAACAGCATTTAGCAGAAGGCAGTTTGACTACTGTAACAATATTATTGGTGACATTACTGACTTTTCTTATTTGAAAAATATTATAGTAGAAGGAAACTATGATGCAGTTATTAATGCAATTGGATTATTAAATAGTGATGCAGAAAATAACAAATCACTGGCAGTATTATTAAACAGTTATTTACCACATTACTTAAGTGGAATAACAAAAGAAATGAAAACAAAAGTTATTCATATGAGTACGGATTGTGTTTTTTCTGGTAAGACAGGAGGTTACATCGAATCCTCGTTTAAAGATGGTAAGACATTCTATGATAGATCCAAGGCACTAGGTGAACTTGAAAACAATAAAGATTTAACTTTTAGGAATTCAATCATCGGACCTGATATGAATGAATATGGTATAGGCCTATTTAATTGGTTCATGAAACAGAAAGGGCAAATTAGTGGTTACACTAAAGCAGTATGGACAGGAGTTACAACGCTAACTTTAGCTAAGGCTATGGAAAAAGCATTAGAAGAAAACCTTACTGGTTTATACAATTTAGTGAATAATGAATATATAAATAAATTTGATTTACTAATGCTGTTTAACAGATATATGAAGAATGATGCTATAGAAATACTACCGAATGATTCGGTGATAGTAGATAAATCACTCATAAATAATAGGAAGGATTTTGAATTCGTAGTACCAAGTTACGAACAAATGATTATAGAAATGAAAGAGTGGATAGAAAATCATAAAGATCTTTATCTACATTACTATTAA
- a CDS encoding GDP-mannose 4,6-dehydratase, translating to MKYKPLDTNKTYLITGAAGFIGYFLSKKLLEQGCRVIGIDNINKYYDVQLKYTRLEQLKPFEKFTFIKGDISDNLMIKNLFEEYKPNIVINLAAQAGVRYSIENPDVYIQSNIIGFYNILEACRHYPVEHLVYASSSSVYGANKKVPFAESDMVDNPVSLYAATKKSNELMAYTYSHLYKIPATGLRFFTVYGPMGRPDMAYFGFAQKYFADESIKIFNNGDFENDLYRDFTFIDDIVEGIERLLSNPSMDDNNVPHKVFNIGNNNPEKLMTFIETLEKCLSKALGREVLFEKVFEPIKPGDVPATYASTDLLQEAVGFKPKTSIEEGLQRFADWYCEYYKVN from the coding sequence TTGAAATACAAACCTCTAGATACTAATAAAACCTATCTTATCACCGGGGCAGCTGGTTTCATCGGGTATTTCCTATCTAAAAAGTTACTAGAACAAGGCTGTAGAGTAATTGGTATTGATAACATTAATAAATACTATGATGTTCAGCTTAAATATACTCGTTTAGAACAACTGAAACCCTTTGAGAAGTTTACTTTTATCAAAGGCGATATTTCAGACAATTTGATGATTAAAAACCTCTTCGAAGAGTACAAGCCAAATATAGTTATCAATTTGGCTGCTCAAGCTGGTGTACGTTATTCAATAGAGAACCCAGATGTTTATATTCAAAGTAATATTATAGGTTTTTATAATATTCTTGAAGCCTGCAGACATTATCCGGTAGAGCACCTTGTCTACGCATCATCTAGTTCTGTATATGGTGCAAACAAAAAAGTGCCTTTTGCAGAATCAGATATGGTTGACAATCCTGTGTCACTCTATGCAGCAACTAAAAAATCAAATGAATTAATGGCATACACATATAGTCACCTTTATAAAATACCGGCGACTGGACTGCGTTTCTTTACAGTTTATGGACCGATGGGAAGGCCGGATATGGCATATTTCGGATTTGCTCAGAAATATTTTGCCGATGAATCAATCAAGATCTTTAATAATGGTGATTTTGAGAATGACCTATATCGAGACTTTACCTTTATTGACGATATCGTAGAGGGTATAGAACGTCTTCTAAGTAACCCATCTATGGATGATAATAATGTTCCTCATAAAGTTTTTAATATTGGTAATAACAATCCAGAAAAGTTAATGACATTTATCGAAACGTTAGAGAAATGTTTAAGTAAGGCTTTAGGCAGAGAAGTATTGTTCGAGAAGGTATTTGAGCCTATTAAGCCTGGAGATGTTCCTGCTACCTATGCATCAACCGATTTATTGCAGGAAGCTGTTGGATTTAAGCCTAAAACATCGATTGAAGAAGGACTTCAGAGATTTGCTGATTGGTATTGTGAATATTATAAGGTAAATTAA
- a CDS encoding glycosyltransferase family 4 protein yields the protein MKKKKILLIHHSGLLGGAGISLYNTWKTLVKNYEVTCYIPNDPPELLTFLREKGLNPSTFTFRLGKLTYYSGGNNLLQPRFWYHALHSITQIKYWYSILKKEKPDLVLVNSKVLCWMGLLLRKTKSLCFVRETIPGSPNKLMNKIMRSMLDEFSAVAFLSQYDLLQTNLKKAKTVVAPDYLDIEEYRVKNDKELACVNLNINPRSFNVLFVGGTDRLKGIDLAVRAISILKNENINLVVAGKDVGKITGKGIRRTIIKFKNRHSVEFSKQIKAIIKQKSIGEKVNFVGIQKDMADIYSACDILIFPMKEPHQARPAFEIGVQKKPVIITDFPNIKEFVEHGVNGLTFEPNNPEALAEAILKLKNDNDLLKKLGNLNYEYTINYHTEKYAMSRLINKIEEII from the coding sequence ATGAAAAAAAAGAAAATATTACTAATTCATCATTCAGGATTATTAGGTGGAGCGGGTATAAGTTTATATAATACATGGAAAACATTAGTGAAAAATTACGAAGTGACATGTTACATTCCGAATGATCCTCCCGAATTATTGACTTTTTTAAGAGAGAAGGGTTTGAACCCTTCTACATTTACTTTTAGATTAGGTAAATTGACATATTATAGTGGTGGAAACAATTTGTTACAACCAAGGTTTTGGTACCATGCGCTACATTCGATAACACAAATAAAATATTGGTACTCAATATTAAAAAAAGAAAAGCCTGATTTGGTATTAGTAAACTCTAAAGTACTTTGTTGGATGGGATTATTATTAAGAAAAACAAAATCACTGTGTTTTGTAAGAGAAACTATACCTGGAAGTCCGAATAAACTAATGAATAAAATAATGAGGAGTATGCTAGATGAATTCTCTGCTGTGGCCTTTTTGTCCCAATACGACCTGTTACAAACTAATTTAAAAAAGGCTAAAACAGTGGTTGCTCCTGATTATTTGGATATTGAAGAATATAGAGTAAAGAATGATAAAGAGTTGGCCTGTGTAAATTTAAATATAAACCCTCGAAGTTTTAATGTTTTATTTGTAGGAGGTACAGATAGATTAAAAGGAATTGATTTGGCAGTAAGAGCAATATCTATCCTAAAAAATGAAAATATTAACCTTGTAGTCGCAGGGAAAGATGTTGGAAAAATTACAGGGAAAGGCATTAGAAGAACAATAATTAAATTTAAAAATAGACATTCAGTTGAATTCTCTAAACAAATTAAAGCTATTATAAAACAAAAATCAATTGGAGAAAAAGTTAATTTTGTAGGCATTCAAAAAGATATGGCTGACATTTATTCTGCTTGCGATATACTTATTTTCCCTATGAAAGAGCCGCACCAAGCAAGACCTGCATTTGAAATTGGAGTGCAAAAAAAACCTGTAATAATCACTGATTTTCCAAATATTAAGGAATTTGTCGAGCATGGAGTCAATGGATTAACTTTTGAGCCCAATAATCCTGAAGCATTAGCAGAAGCAATATTAAAACTTAAAAACGATAATGATTTATTAAAAAAATTAGGTAATCTAAATTATGAATATACGATAAATTACCATACAGAAAAGTATGCTATGAGTAGACTAATCAATAAAATAGAAGAAATAATATAA
- a CDS encoding sigma-70 family RNA polymerase sigma factor, translating to MESFDELVVQYQPMIQKIIRSLHIYKNKHEFYQTGLIALWEAARSFDERKGSFSNYAYTSIKGKMLSEMTQINHYKEKNILPKEEEFWEDVEGQESPLFLEKETIQTYCEGLTKKEAQWVIETFINQLSIKEIAKSEKVTVSAVKQWKLGAIKKLKGIAANHH from the coding sequence GTGGAGAGCTTTGACGAATTAGTTGTACAGTATCAGCCTATGATTCAAAAGATTATACGATCCTTGCACATTTATAAAAATAAACATGAATTCTATCAGACGGGGTTAATTGCACTTTGGGAAGCTGCTCGATCCTTCGACGAACGAAAAGGGAGTTTTTCGAATTACGCCTACACCTCAATTAAGGGGAAAATGTTATCTGAAATGACACAGATCAACCACTATAAGGAAAAGAACATTCTTCCAAAGGAAGAGGAATTCTGGGAAGATGTTGAAGGTCAGGAATCACCACTTTTTCTTGAGAAGGAAACCATTCAAACCTATTGTGAAGGCTTAACGAAAAAAGAAGCACAATGGGTAATTGAAACATTTATAAATCAACTATCCATTAAAGAAATAGCGAAAAGTGAGAAGGTGACCGTATCTGCCGTTAAGCAGTGGAAATTAGGGGCAATAAAAAAATTGAAGGGAATAGCTGCAAATCACCATTAA